One stretch of Francisella sp. LA112445 DNA includes these proteins:
- a CDS encoding tetratricopeptide repeat protein produces the protein MKGLTKKQNQALYTIVGIIIIALICVILFQFYNSNNHKKIIEASKAYQKALIASENSDVSSATKIAKFTSVVNQYPSTSFGIFASWQLAELYITPTKLNTSNFNMNIANLPKAIDTLEQSIKDNPDNSLTNVTKTRLARLYITAKQPDQAIKTLNNLGSLKDKAYPLMLLGEAYQQKNDKAKALDAWHKALQDPDSSAEFKQVITQLINNY, from the coding sequence ATTAAAGGCTTAACAAAAAAACAAAACCAAGCACTATACACAATAGTTGGGATAATTATCATAGCACTGATATGTGTAATACTATTTCAATTTTATAATTCAAATAATCATAAAAAGATCATAGAAGCATCTAAGGCATATCAAAAAGCCTTGATCGCTAGTGAAAACTCTGATGTGTCATCAGCTACTAAAATAGCAAAATTTACTTCTGTGGTAAACCAATATCCAAGCACTAGTTTTGGAATATTTGCTAGTTGGCAATTAGCAGAATTGTATATTACGCCAACGAAATTAAATACTAGCAATTTCAATATGAATATTGCAAATTTACCAAAAGCAATAGATACACTTGAGCAAAGTATCAAGGATAATCCTGATAATAGCTTAACTAATGTTACTAAAACTAGACTAGCTAGACTTTACATTACTGCAAAACAACCAGATCAAGCTATCAAAACTCTAAATAACTTAGGATCATTGAAAGACAAAGCTTACCCTCTTATGCTACTAGGAGAAGCCTATCAACAGAAAAATGATAAAGCAAAAGCCCTAGATGCTTGGCATAAAGCACTACAAGATCCTGATAGCTCAGCTGAGTTTAAACAAGTGATTACACAACTAATAAATAACTACTAA
- the bamB gene encoding outer membrane protein assembly factor BamB, which translates to MKKSYFLTLPLLLSFLIASCSKSNVPPPTPLNEKPPKQVHVKVKWKKSTGNGDNGLGNYNLAPTYLDDIAFVPNENGMVYALSMKNGDVIWKKDTNSSLSAEPNTIANAVIFGSMKGKFTALDAKTGKTLWLSETPSSLFAQPTVYNNSIYTHTHDGSVAAFDATTGKKQWSASNNIPELTLPGNSSPIVLNDTVMIGSAFGTVLGFTVKNGDKTINIPIAIAHGSSPADKMVDITANPMLYHHYLLFAAFQGAIVALDKDSGKMLWAKKASIISNMAIDNNVIFTTQADSELKAYNIQNGETVWTQDTLKWRKITGPVYYKGLIVVADYQGYLHFFSSLNGEYLGRYKLTPTPTLFPSTGISAQLVPTKQGILVEAENGTTYLVDAYSDKVIYDSILGDYKVDKGENVKHINSSIKPAALAEANKKSKKADTKGLKVNIIIGDFSKGKPTNV; encoded by the coding sequence ATGAAAAAATCTTATTTTTTAACACTACCCCTACTATTATCTTTTCTGATAGCTAGTTGTTCTAAGAGTAATGTGCCGCCGCCAACGCCTCTAAATGAGAAGCCTCCTAAACAAGTTCATGTAAAAGTAAAATGGAAAAAAAGTACTGGCAATGGCGATAATGGCTTAGGCAACTATAATCTAGCTCCAACATACCTAGATGATATTGCATTTGTCCCTAATGAAAATGGTATGGTATATGCCCTATCAATGAAAAATGGTGATGTTATATGGAAAAAAGATACTAATTCAAGCTTATCTGCTGAACCAAATACTATTGCAAATGCTGTAATTTTTGGCTCAATGAAAGGTAAGTTTACAGCACTAGATGCTAAAACTGGTAAAACTTTATGGTTAAGTGAAACTCCAAGTAGTTTATTTGCTCAACCAACTGTCTACAATAACTCTATTTACACCCATACACACGACGGTTCAGTAGCTGCTTTTGATGCTACAACTGGTAAAAAACAATGGAGTGCTTCAAATAATATCCCAGAATTAACACTACCTGGCAACTCTTCTCCTATAGTATTAAATGATACGGTAATGATAGGATCTGCTTTTGGTACAGTTCTTGGCTTTACTGTAAAAAATGGTGACAAAACCATTAATATTCCAATCGCAATAGCTCACGGATCATCTCCTGCTGATAAAATGGTTGATATAACTGCAAACCCAATGCTATATCATCATTATTTGCTCTTTGCCGCATTCCAAGGTGCTATCGTAGCCCTAGATAAAGATTCTGGTAAAATGCTATGGGCAAAAAAAGCTTCTATAATCAGTAATATGGCTATTGATAATAATGTTATTTTCACAACTCAAGCTGATAGTGAGCTTAAAGCATACAATATTCAAAATGGTGAAACAGTTTGGACTCAAGATACTCTAAAATGGCGCAAGATTACAGGACCTGTCTATTATAAAGGTTTAATAGTTGTTGCAGACTATCAAGGATACTTACACTTCTTTAGTTCACTAAATGGTGAGTATCTTGGTAGATACAAGCTTACACCTACACCAACATTATTCCCAAGTACTGGAATATCTGCTCAATTAGTTCCAACTAAGCAAGGGATTCTTGTTGAGGCTGAGAATGGCACAACTTACTTAGTTGATGCTTATAGTGACAAAGTTATATATGATAGTATCCTAGGTGATTATAAAGTTGACAAAGGTGAAAATGTTAAACATATTAATTCATCGATTAAGCCAGCTGCCCTAGCCGAAGCAAACAAAAAATCTAAAAAAGCAGATACAAAAGGCTTAAAAGTTAATATAATAATAGGAGACTTTAGCAAAGGTAAACCTACTAATGTATAA
- a CDS encoding multidrug effflux MFS transporter: protein MYKGIRPSIFILILMVSLGPFGDTIYAPALPELKKILGTDYPHVQLTITSYLLGYSISQILYGPFSDRFGRKPIMLIGSCFFIISSVICLFSEHIDTLIYARLLQGFGAAAGGVIATVAVKDAFKINEQGAVFAIMNIAFALAPAFGAILGVFLSPSLIFWVLLVAASLLFIKVALFFPETIREKNYEALTIRSLFKNYFSLFSDHQFFFATFVLGLNISIIYACLVTAPDIFVNILKLEKSNFLYLLSLMVVAVVSGSIICSKLSRVIAYKHLINFGMTCTLISGILLVYAFKKLTGLELSLALTAILSLTFVGVSFSVPLLTPIALENFTTTAGAASSIMGFMQMGIASITTAIMSQIDLGSEFTLSLAFILLPLIGLIVFLPYSCYFLRK, encoded by the coding sequence ATGTATAAAGGCATAAGACCATCAATTTTTATTCTAATACTAATGGTTTCATTAGGGCCCTTTGGCGATACGATCTACGCCCCAGCCCTACCTGAGCTAAAGAAAATTCTTGGTACTGATTATCCACATGTTCAACTTACAATAACCTCATACTTATTGGGTTACTCTATTAGCCAAATTTTATATGGTCCATTTTCTGATAGATTCGGACGTAAACCTATCATGCTAATAGGATCCTGTTTTTTCATAATTAGCTCAGTAATATGTTTATTCAGTGAACATATTGATACATTGATATATGCTCGCCTTCTTCAAGGTTTTGGAGCTGCTGCTGGTGGAGTTATTGCTACAGTTGCAGTTAAAGATGCATTTAAAATTAATGAGCAAGGAGCTGTATTTGCTATTATGAATATAGCTTTTGCATTAGCTCCTGCTTTTGGAGCTATTCTTGGTGTATTTTTAAGCCCATCTCTAATATTTTGGGTACTTCTAGTTGCCGCTAGCTTACTTTTTATAAAAGTTGCCTTATTCTTCCCTGAGACAATTAGAGAAAAAAATTATGAAGCACTAACTATTAGATCACTCTTTAAGAATTACTTCTCGCTATTTAGTGATCACCAGTTCTTCTTTGCAACTTTTGTTCTAGGGCTAAATATCAGTATTATCTATGCTTGCCTTGTTACAGCACCTGATATCTTTGTGAATATTTTAAAACTCGAGAAATCAAACTTCCTATACCTACTTAGTTTAATGGTAGTGGCTGTCGTTTCAGGGTCTATTATCTGCTCAAAACTTAGTCGTGTCATAGCATATAAACACCTAATCAACTTTGGTATGACATGTACATTGATATCAGGAATATTACTTGTTTATGCATTTAAAAAGCTTACAGGTTTAGAGCTTTCTTTAGCACTCACAGCTATCTTATCCTTAACCTTTGTTGGTGTATCTTTTAGTGTGCCACTACTTACACCAATAGCATTGGAAAATTTCACTACAACAGCTGGCGCAGCTTCCTCAATAATGGGCTTCATGCAAATGGGAATCGCATCAATTACAACAGCTATCATGAGTCAAATTGACTTAGGAAGTGAGTTCACTCTATCTCTAGCATTCATACTTTTACCCTTAATTGGATTGATAGTATTTCTACCATATAGCTGCTACTTTTTAAGGAAATAG
- the parE gene encoding DNA topoisomerase IV subunit B: MQNYNAKSIEVLTGLDPVKKRPGMYTNTENPNHLIQEIVDNSVDEVLAGFANKIDISLYQDNSIEISDNGRGMPVDIHPEHKMSGIELIMTKLHSGGKFSNKNYTHSGGLHGVGVSVVNALSSRLEAEIKRDGKLYHIVFEDGFKTKDLEVIDTVGKKNTGTKIRFWPNKKYFDDIKVNLKALKNLLEAKAILCKALTIKYSNEAKKEKLVWHFEDGLKGYLDHKLESETLPNKPFMIDNFSNGESFLDAVFCWCEAPAEVIKNSYVNLIPTPQDGTHVTGLKNGIYDAIRTYVEKNSLGLKNIKITANDSFAQLNYVISLKITNPQFAGQTKEKLSNKDVTAFVATTVKDLLTIWLNQNAEEARQIIENINRIAQKRINADKKTARKRIMNTSIRLPGKLTDCISSDVNSTELFIVEGDSAGGSAKQARDKNFQAVMPLKGKILNSWELDADTIMNSQEVHNIATAIGVDPDSDDISGLRYNKICILADADSDGLHIATLLCAMFLKHFRKLIENGHIYIAQPPLFRIDIGKNTFYALDEAEKETILAENSKLTGKINIMRFKGLGEMNPIQLRESAMDVSSRRLLQLTISDIYDDEEVLDKLLAKKRSKDRRDWLENHGDKAEID, translated from the coding sequence ATGCAAAACTATAATGCTAAATCAATTGAAGTATTAACTGGCTTAGACCCTGTCAAAAAAAGACCAGGGATGTATACAAATACCGAAAACCCAAACCATCTTATCCAAGAAATAGTAGACAACAGTGTCGATGAGGTCTTAGCAGGCTTTGCTAATAAAATAGATATTTCTCTTTATCAAGATAATAGTATAGAAATCTCTGACAATGGTCGTGGAATGCCTGTAGATATTCACCCTGAGCATAAAATGTCAGGTATTGAGCTTATTATGACAAAGCTTCATTCTGGTGGTAAATTTAGTAACAAAAACTATACGCACTCTGGAGGTCTTCATGGTGTGGGTGTCTCTGTTGTTAATGCTTTATCTAGTAGGCTTGAAGCTGAGATAAAAAGAGATGGAAAACTTTATCATATAGTCTTTGAAGATGGTTTTAAGACTAAAGATTTAGAAGTTATCGATACAGTTGGTAAAAAAAACACAGGGACAAAAATTAGATTTTGGCCAAATAAAAAATATTTTGATGATATCAAAGTAAACCTTAAAGCTCTAAAGAACTTATTAGAAGCAAAAGCTATCCTTTGTAAAGCTCTTACAATCAAGTATTCTAATGAGGCAAAAAAAGAAAAACTAGTATGGCATTTTGAAGATGGTTTAAAAGGTTATTTAGATCATAAGCTAGAATCTGAAACTCTGCCGAATAAGCCTTTTATGATAGATAACTTTTCAAATGGAGAATCATTTTTAGATGCTGTATTCTGCTGGTGTGAAGCTCCTGCAGAGGTTATAAAAAATAGCTATGTAAATCTAATCCCAACACCTCAAGATGGTACTCATGTTACAGGCCTAAAAAACGGAATTTATGACGCCATTAGAACATATGTAGAAAAAAACTCTTTGGGGCTTAAAAATATCAAAATTACAGCAAATGATTCATTTGCTCAACTAAACTATGTTATATCATTAAAAATAACAAATCCTCAATTTGCTGGACAAACTAAAGAAAAGCTTTCCAACAAAGATGTAACAGCATTTGTTGCGACAACTGTAAAAGATCTACTAACAATCTGGCTTAACCAAAATGCTGAAGAAGCTCGCCAAATAATAGAGAATATTAATAGGATTGCTCAAAAGCGTATTAATGCAGATAAGAAAACTGCTCGTAAACGTATAATGAATACTTCTATTCGCCTACCAGGGAAGCTAACAGACTGTATTAGTTCTGATGTAAATTCAACTGAGCTTTTTATTGTTGAGGGAGACTCTGCAGGAGGTTCTGCAAAACAAGCGCGCGATAAGAATTTCCAAGCGGTGATGCCTCTTAAAGGTAAGATCTTAAATAGCTGGGAGCTTGATGCTGATACGATTATGAATTCTCAAGAAGTTCATAATATAGCAACAGCTATAGGTGTTGATCCTGATAGTGACGATATATCTGGACTAAGATATAACAAAATATGTATTCTTGCCGATGCGGATTCTGATGGCTTACACATTGCTACTCTACTATGCGCGATGTTTCTAAAGCATTTTAGAAAACTTATCGAAAATGGACATATTTATATAGCTCAACCGCCTTTATTTAGAATTGATATTGGTAAAAATACCTTTTACGCTCTAGACGAAGCTGAAAAAGAAACTATTTTAGCAGAGAATTCTAAGCTAACTGGCAAAATCAATATTATGCGTTTTAAAGGTCTTGGTGAAATGAATCCCATACAGTTACGTGAATCAGCCATGGATGTTTCATCTAGAAGACTATTACAACTGACTATCTCAGATATCTATGATGATGAGGAGGTACTTGATAAGCTTTTAGCTAAAAAAAGATCTAAAGATCGTCGTGATTGGTTAGAAAATCATGGTGATAAAGCAGAAATTGATTAA
- a CDS encoding MFS transporter codes for MSFKKSFIKTVKVSFGNMIEWYDYSLYGYFAIIISHQFFPSQSSWLSLLLTFGTFAAGYIARPLGSIFFGYLGDRKGRHFAMNIAILFMAIPTIIMAFIPTYASVGVLAPIILVVIRIFQGVSAGGQFGNLMAIASEDSQLRYTGFNVSVAFSTSILGFILASAVSSLAVNIFPADWGNLVWRIPFALGAILLIAFLFFREKDEKESFLSESRSPVIQLTKTYRRHLISVTTIATVALMIYYIDITYMTTYMVDILGMHLSVALTVNTIAIFFMFLSTPFFGFISDKIGRKEVLLFSFIVSLILSPILIYLLDAGRLEFSTFILIILAIMTGMIQGAANPCYTEVFPSNVRASGASIVYGLGASISGFAPLLATFITGVMSPVLGVSLLMFILCGIGVLMTFVMPVKQMGRRRLNDLEQVIYSKEKVVKYSV; via the coding sequence TTGTCATTTAAGAAGAGTTTTATAAAAACAGTTAAGGTATCATTCGGCAATATGATAGAGTGGTATGATTATTCGTTATATGGTTATTTTGCTATAATCATCTCGCATCAGTTTTTTCCATCACAAAGTAGTTGGCTATCTTTATTGCTAACTTTTGGAACTTTTGCTGCGGGGTATATTGCAAGACCATTAGGATCTATATTTTTTGGATATCTTGGAGATAGAAAAGGTCGTCATTTTGCTATGAATATAGCTATATTATTTATGGCTATACCTACTATAATAATGGCTTTTATACCTACTTATGCAAGTGTAGGCGTACTTGCACCTATAATTTTAGTTGTAATAAGAATATTCCAAGGCGTTTCAGCTGGAGGCCAGTTTGGTAACTTGATGGCTATTGCTTCAGAAGATAGCCAGCTTAGATATACTGGATTTAATGTCTCAGTTGCATTTTCAACATCAATTCTTGGCTTTATTTTGGCATCTGCTGTTAGCTCTCTAGCTGTAAATATTTTTCCTGCTGATTGGGGTAATTTAGTTTGGAGAATTCCTTTTGCATTAGGGGCAATACTTTTAATAGCATTTTTATTCTTTAGAGAAAAAGATGAAAAAGAGAGTTTTCTATCAGAGTCAAGATCTCCCGTTATTCAGTTAACAAAAACATATAGAAGACATCTTATATCTGTTACAACAATAGCGACAGTTGCGCTAATGATTTACTATATAGATATAACCTATATGACGACATATATGGTTGATATATTAGGTATGCATCTATCTGTGGCCTTGACAGTTAATACTATTGCCATATTCTTTATGTTTTTATCAACCCCTTTCTTTGGTTTTATATCTGATAAGATAGGCCGAAAAGAAGTATTACTTTTTAGTTTTATAGTTTCATTAATTTTATCACCAATATTGATATATTTATTAGATGCTGGACGCTTAGAGTTTTCAACTTTTATACTTATTATTTTAGCTATTATGACAGGTATGATACAAGGAGCTGCAAATCCATGTTATACAGAAGTGTTCCCTTCAAACGTGCGAGCTTCTGGTGCATCTATCGTATATGGACTTGGAGCATCAATTTCTGGATTTGCTCCTTTACTTGCAACATTTATAACTGGTGTAATGTCTCCAGTGTTAGGTGTTTCTTTACTTATGTTTATACTATGTGGCATTGGTGTACTTATGACATTTGTTATGCCTGTTAAGCAGATGGGTAGAAGAAGATTAAATGATCTTGAGCAGGTAATATATAGTAAAGAAAAAGTTGTTAAATATAGCGTATAA
- the ampD gene encoding 1,6-anhydro-N-acetylmuramyl-L-alanine amidase AmpD, whose protein sequence is MFNQGWYKKAKHIVSKNFNQRPSDLEINLVVIHCISLPEGEYLNDNVENLFRNKLDCESHKSFADLEGVEVSAHFYIKRTGEIIQFVSVDDRAWHAGVSSFQGRQGCNDFSIGIELQGTDKTAYEFEQYKSLNALLSDLKKSYTGLNAITGHQNIAPGRKTDPGKCFDWAKVNNLQGIDKYC, encoded by the coding sequence ATGTTCAATCAAGGCTGGTATAAAAAAGCTAAACATATCGTTAGTAAAAACTTTAATCAAAGACCTAGTGATTTAGAAATTAATTTGGTTGTGATTCACTGTATAAGTTTGCCTGAAGGGGAGTATTTAAACGATAATGTTGAGAATTTATTTAGAAATAAGTTAGATTGTGAATCTCATAAGAGTTTTGCTGATCTAGAGGGTGTTGAAGTCTCTGCACATTTTTACATCAAACGTACTGGAGAGATTATTCAGTTTGTTTCAGTAGATGATAGGGCCTGGCATGCTGGTGTGAGTAGCTTTCAAGGAAGGCAAGGTTGTAATGATTTTTCTATTGGAATAGAGCTACAAGGTACAGATAAAACTGCTTATGAGTTTGAACAGTATAAAAGTCTAAATGCTTTATTGTCAGATTTGAAAAAATCCTACACTGGATTAAATGCTATTACAGGACATCAGAATATAGCTCCAGGAAGAAAGACTGATCCTGGCAAATGTTTTGATTGGGCTAAAGTAAACAATCTACAAGGAATAGATAAATACTGCTAA
- a CDS encoding phosphatase PAP2 family protein yields MKCLDCKLAKNTIIYGIITLIIVILSYNFLDIKVTTAIHSDDFFGTKISTLASLISQVASPKVWAVLTLIVTVICIIRYLRKKTSDKLYVMSLSLILTIIVAGVLKVLLARYRPEMLLFKDQYGFHFLSFKKAYNSMPSGHTTLSFAGLLAIANFFEKKYITIIAAVIATVVAISRVIVLDHYVSDVILSAYIGSFCYLWAKAFVESRQATK; encoded by the coding sequence ATGAAGTGTTTAGATTGTAAACTTGCGAAAAATACTATTATATATGGGATTATTACATTAATTATTGTAATACTTAGTTATAACTTTTTGGATATCAAAGTAACTACAGCAATCCACTCAGATGATTTTTTTGGCACTAAGATAAGCACTTTAGCTTCTTTAATATCTCAAGTAGCATCACCAAAAGTTTGGGCAGTACTTACCTTAATAGTTACAGTAATTTGCATTATCAGATATTTGCGTAAAAAAACCTCTGACAAATTATATGTAATGTCTCTATCTTTAATACTAACTATTATCGTTGCAGGTGTTTTAAAAGTTTTACTTGCTAGGTATAGACCCGAGATGCTTTTATTTAAAGATCAATACGGTTTTCACTTTTTATCTTTTAAAAAAGCTTATAACTCAATGCCATCTGGGCATACTACTTTATCATTTGCTGGCTTATTAGCAATAGCTAACTTTTTTGAGAAAAAATACATTACGATAATCGCTGCAGTTATAGCAACTGTAGTTGCGATAAGCAGAGTTATTGTCTTAGATCATTATGTTTCTGATGTTATATTATCTGCATATATAGGATCATTTTGCTATTTATGGGCAAAAGCTTTTGTCGAAAGTAGACAAGCTACTAAATAA
- a CDS encoding RNA pyrophosphohydrolase — MIDKSGYRANVAIVLLNKQNRVFWGQRRNRASWQFPQGGVSSGETPLQAMYRELHEEVGLRPQDVEVIASTREWYKYDIPDSLLRGKEPICVGQKQKWFLLRLKSSENNIDLEANDSPEFDNWRWVSYWYPINHVVYFKQDVYRKALTYFKEFI; from the coding sequence ATGATAGATAAAAGTGGGTATAGAGCAAATGTTGCTATAGTTTTACTTAATAAACAAAATAGGGTTTTTTGGGGCCAAAGAAGAAACAGGGCTTCATGGCAATTTCCTCAAGGGGGAGTATCTTCTGGAGAGACTCCATTACAGGCTATGTATCGTGAACTTCACGAAGAGGTCGGTTTGAGGCCTCAGGATGTTGAGGTTATAGCTTCAACAAGAGAATGGTATAAATATGATATCCCTGATTCATTACTTAGAGGTAAAGAGCCAATATGTGTTGGACAAAAACAAAAATGGTTTTTATTAAGATTGAAAAGCTCTGAAAATAACATTGATTTAGAGGCTAATGATTCGCCAGAGTTTGATAATTGGCGTTGGGTTAGTTATTGGTACCCAATAAATCATGTGGTTTATTTTAAACAAGATGTATATAGAAAGGCTTTGACTTATTTTAAAGAGTTTATTTAG